The proteins below come from a single Papaver somniferum cultivar HN1 chromosome 11, ASM357369v1, whole genome shotgun sequence genomic window:
- the LOC113324036 gene encoding uncharacterized protein LOC113324036: MKYALTEFGDIYDCINIYKQPAFDHPLLRNHKIQTKPNLNQEEQLDELISNMIPNVVRSKLEGCPSKSVPIRITTKEELINAKLLSTWIKRRHYVSSQHVADKVYYGCSVKIAEANPSMDRNKFSTGQIWIQNGLDEKLNSIEFGWDVYPRLFGDNEARVFGLWTADGFKEAGCYNMLCPGFVQVHPEYSFGEHINAGTYGGDQRAFYFSLHRDPESGNRWFMNGVDNAKIGYWPKEIFTHLANNASVIGYEGVVGADLGELQFLILNILVVCST; encoded by the exons ATGAAATATGCACTT ACGGAATTCGGTGACATATACGATTGCATAAACATTTACAAACAACCTGCTTTTGATCATCCATTGCTTAGAAATCACAAGATCCAG ACGAAACCAAATTTGAATCAAGAAGAGCAACTCGATGAACTTATATCTAATATGATTCCCAATGTTGTACGATCTAAACTTGAAGGGTGTCCATCAAAAAGTGTTCCAATCCGAATAACCACAAAGGAAGAATTGATAAATGCGAAGTTACTTTCTACTTGGATTAAGCGTCGTCAT TATGTATCATCTCAACATGTTGCTGATAAAGTATATTATGGATGTAGCGTTAAAATTGCTGAAGCAAATCCAAGTATGGATCGGAACAAGTTTAGCACTGGTCAAATTTGGATACAGAATGGTCTTGATGAAAAATTAAATAGTATAGAGTTTGGATGGGAT GTGTACCCTCGGTTGTTTGGTGACAATGAGGCTCGAGTATTTGGTTTGTGGACG GCTGATGGATTTAAAGAAGCTGGATGTTATAACATGCTTTGCCCTGGATTTGTGCAAGTCCATCCTGAGTATTCTTTTGGAGAACATATTAATGCTGGTACCTATGGAGGGGATCAGCGTGCGTTTTATTTTTCATTGCATCGGGACCCCGAAAGTGGAAACCGGTGGTTCATGAATGGTGTAGACAACGCAAAGATAGGATACTGGCCAAAAGAAATCTTTACTCATTTAGCAAACAATGCATCTGTAATTGGATATGAAGGGGTTGTAGGAGCAGATCTTGGGGAACTCCAGTTTTTGATTCTTAATATACTTGTTGTATGCTCAACATGA